The following proteins are co-located in the Triticum aestivum cultivar Chinese Spring chromosome 1A, IWGSC CS RefSeq v2.1, whole genome shotgun sequence genome:
- the LOC123041453 gene encoding glycosyltransferase BC10-like, with protein sequence MTDNELLLRASMAPRIKGISSLVPPAPKVAFMFLVRGELPLAPLWERFFHGHTALFSVYVHPDPTYLGSPEKGSVFYGRRVPSKEARWGKSSIVEAERRLLANALLDATNQHFVLLSETCAPLYNFTTVYSYLAHSAGATSFADLFDTQRSRGRYRPAMAPTVTLANWRKGSQWFATDRGLALEVIGDVTYFPVFQRHCNGPCIMDEHYLPTFIAASKWHGNANRTLTFTQWTRGPHPDSYNDVSVDLLQGMRNHGNCSDGGGTTSL encoded by the exons ATGACGGACAATGAACTGCTGCTGCGGGCGTCCATGGCTCCGAGGATCAAAGGGATCAGCTCGCTGGTGCCTCCCGCGCCTAAGGTGGCGTTCATGTTCCTCGTGCGTGGTGAGCTGCCACTGGCGCCGCTGTGGGAGAGGTTCTTCCATGGGCACACTGCACTGTTCTCGGTGTACGTGCACCCTGACCCAACATACCTGGGCTCGCCGGAGAAGGGGTCGGTCTTCTACGGCCGCCGTGTTCCCAGCAAG GAAGCTCGTTGGGGGAAGTCTAGCATAGTCGAGGCCGAGCGTCGTCTCCTCGCAAATGCTCTCCTCGATGCCACAAACCAACACTTCGTCCTACTGTCTGAGACATGTGCCCCTCTCTACAACTTCACCACGGTCTACTCCTACCTCGCGCATTCCGCTGGTGCTACCTCCTTCGCCGACCTCTTCGACACGCAGCGTTCTCGTGGCCGCTATAGACCGGCCATGGCGCCCACCGTCACGCTCGCTAATTGGCGCAAGGGCTCCCAGTGGTTCGCGACCGACCGGGGTCTTGCGCTTGAGGTCATCGGCGACGTGACCTACTTCCCGGTTTTCCAACGCCACTGCAATGGCCCCTGCATCATGGACGAGCACTACCTGCCGACATTTATCGCCGCCTCAAAGTGGCATGGGAATGCAAACCGTACACTCACGTTTACACAGTGGACAAGGGGGCCTCATCCTGATAGCTACAATGACGTAAGTGTCGACCTGCTTCAGGGGATGAGGAACCATGGGAACTGCAGCGACGGTGGCGGGACCACATCGCTTTGA